GAGACAGTCTACTTGGTCTGAGAGGGAAGCCGGCTGGCGCGGCCGAGCTGATCGAACTCTCGTCGGATAAGCACTTCCACCGCCTTGAAGTGGCGATCGGGCAGATTCTTGAACCGTTTTCGACAGGCCTCGATGGCTTCCGAAGTGGAGGGATAGTTCCGGGCCACTTGGAACAGGTGGTCCGTGTACTCGATGAGCTTCAGCTCGACGGTGCGAACCAGGGCAGGGTCCTGGGCAAGGGAGGTCGCGGCCAGGGTCTTATCCCCTCCTGTCTCGGCCAGGGCTTGGAAGCAGAGGCCCTTCAGCCGTTGGGTGACGGTGCTTCGGTCCCACCCCAGGGCCCTTGCCGTGGCCTGCATGTCGAACCGGTGATTGCGGAGGCATGCCAGCACCGCCCTGTCTCCCGTCACGTCGGGAATGGAAGCCGAATCGCCACCGCTGCGAGCGGATCGAGGTGGGAAGGGCAGGGCAAGCCGGAGATCGTCGACGCCCAGGAGGGACCTGTCCGTGAGGGCGACCGCCTGCTCGATACATTGCTGCAACTCGCGGACGTTGTGCGGCCAGGCATGATCCTGCAACGCCTTCAGGGCCTCTTCGGAGAACTTGAGAGCGGGCTTGGCCATCGCGGCCGCCGCCTTTTTCAGAACATGTTCCGCCAGGAGCGGAATGTCCTCACGGCGGTCGCGCAACGGCGGCAGGGTCACGACCAAACCGCGAAGCCTGGCGTAGAGATCGGGGCGAAACCAACCCTCTGTGACTCCCTGTGTCAGGTCTCGGTTGGTCGCGGCGATGACGCGGACATCCACGGTCGAGAGTTTGGTGGCGCCCACGCGATAGAACGTCCGTTCCTGGAGCGCGCGCAGGAGCTTGCCCTGGTGGTCGGGCCGGAGATCGCCGATTTCATCGAGGAAGAGCGTACCTCGATTCGCCAGCTCGAAATAGCCCGGGCGGTCCTGGGTCGCGCCGCTGAAGCTCCCGCGGACATGCCCGAACAATTCGCTCTCGAACAGCTCCGGCGAGATTGCGGCCATGTTGACCGCGACGAACGGCTGAGAGGCCCGTGGGCTGAGCAGATGGATCGCGCGGGCAAAGAGTTCCTTGCCGGTCCCCGATTCCCCAAGAATCAAAATGGGGATCGGCGTGCGCGCGGCCTTTTTCACCTCGCGGAACACCTTGAGCACGGTCTCATTGCGCGAGAGGATGCCAAATTGCCGGCATTCCTCGCGAAGGACCTCCAGGTCGGCCTGCGGCAAGCAGTCGTCCGGGACAGAGGCGGCCCTGAGGCCCGCGAGATCCGCCTCCAGCTCAATCAGACGCCGCCGCGCTTCGATTTCCTTGGCTGTGGCCTCTTCAATCGCCCGCTGCATCTGTTGGGCGGAGGATTCGAGCGAACGGGCCTTCATGGCGGATTCCGCCATCCCGGCTTGAGCCGCTTCCAGATCTTCCTTGAGTCGCTCAACGAGGGATTCCTGGGAGGCGACAGCTTCCCGCACCGCGGTCAGGTGGGCCTGCACCCGCTGGACATCCTGTTCAAGCACCCTGATCTGGACGCCGGCGGCCGCCTGTTTCCACAGCAGCGTACCGGCGGTCGCGAGCAACAGGCCGCAGAGGGGAATAAACAGCGGCAAGACCAGATGGGAGATAGACAGGGAACCGAAGACCAGGCCCAGATAGGCCGGGATGGTGAGGACGATCCCGATCGTCGCTCGTCCTGGTTTCCAGGTCAGAAAGAGCCAGGTTGCGAGGGCCGGGAGCAACCAGGAGACTACGATGGCAACCGGTCGTGACGCCGGCCTCGCCCAGCGTCCGATCAACAGTGACGCCAGCACATGATAGTCCGTCAGGGGCGGTCTATTGATGCGCCAGGCCGCTTTCTCCCGATCTCTGTTGTCGAGCAGGACGATCCTGTTCGCGAATCGGGTGCGGAGTTGGTCAAACTCTTTGGCCTCGATCAGGCGCCACAGTTCTTCGGGCCGGATGAGGTTCGCGGAAGACGGGAGGGGGGTCAGCAATGCCGGGACCATCAACTGTTCTGTCTTGTCGAGCGGCAGCACCAAGTCCTGTGCGGTTGAAGCGACGGAACCGGTGCCGCGAATTCTCAAGGAAGAACCGGACCGGAACGTGAGGTCCGAGGCGGAGAGGTCGGAGGCGGTCATGAAGGCCGCGAGCCCAAAGGCCGGGACCAGCCGATCATTCAACCGAACGAACAGCGGTATCTGCCGGACCGTTCCATCCCGCTCCGGTGAGACGATCTGATGCCCCGCGTTGGCTGAGGCTTCCAGCAACGAGCCGAACGGCGGGGACAGGAGGAGCGTCTCAGGCGCACCTGAATAGCGAGGATCGACGACCGACAGCCATTGTCTGTGCGTCAGGTTGGCACCGCTCTCTTGGTCTCCCTGGGATTGGGACTGAGGTCCGCTCTGAATCAGGGCCAGGGGGATCACGACTCGGCCGCTCTGGGCAATCAATTCGGCCAACAGCGTATCGCCGGCGGCTCCGCCCTGTTCCGGGGAGCTTGGCGTGGTCAGCGGGTCGAGCAGGCCTATGGCCCGCGCGCCGGCCTGCTCCAACGCATCGACCATCCTCGCGATCTGTTCCCGCCGCAGCCCGGCCTCGGTTGCCTGGGTCTCGTTCCCG
The DNA window shown above is from Nitrospira tepida and carries:
- a CDS encoding sigma 54-interacting transcriptional regulator, which encodes MHIPSMALGQTAADFLARRTRSSRLIQAAVIGGLSAILSTGLFSAGGSVTTLLDRALYDWWATRQAPPAVESIVIVGSGNETQATEAGLRREQIARMVDALEQAGARAIGLLDPLTTPSSPEQGGAAGDTLLAELIAQSGRVVIPLALIQSGPQSQSQGDQESGANLTHRQWLSVVDPRYSGAPETLLLSPPFGSLLEASANAGHQIVSPERDGTVRQIPLFVRLNDRLVPAFGLAAFMTASDLSASDLTFRSGSSLRIRGTGSVASTAQDLVLPLDKTEQLMVPALLTPLPSSANLIRPEELWRLIEAKEFDQLRTRFANRIVLLDNRDREKAAWRINRPPLTDYHVLASLLIGRWARPASRPVAIVVSWLLPALATWLFLTWKPGRATIGIVLTIPAYLGLVFGSLSISHLVLPLFIPLCGLLLATAGTLLWKQAAAGVQIRVLEQDVQRVQAHLTAVREAVASQESLVERLKEDLEAAQAGMAESAMKARSLESSAQQMQRAIEEATAKEIEARRRLIELEADLAGLRAASVPDDCLPQADLEVLREECRQFGILSRNETVLKVFREVKKAARTPIPILILGESGTGKELFARAIHLLSPRASQPFVAVNMAAISPELFESELFGHVRGSFSGATQDRPGYFELANRGTLFLDEIGDLRPDHQGKLLRALQERTFYRVGATKLSTVDVRVIAATNRDLTQGVTEGWFRPDLYARLRGLVVTLPPLRDRREDIPLLAEHVLKKAAAAMAKPALKFSEEALKALQDHAWPHNVRELQQCIEQAVALTDRSLLGVDDLRLALPFPPRSARSGGDSASIPDVTGDRAVLACLRNHRFDMQATARALGWDRSTVTQRLKGLCFQALAETGGDKTLAATSLAQDPALVRTVELKLIEYTDHLFQVARNYPSTSEAIEACRKRFKNLPDRHFKAVEVLIRREFDQLGRASRLPSQTK